Within the Salarias fasciatus chromosome 2, fSalaFa1.1, whole genome shotgun sequence genome, the region acacacacacacacacacacacacacacacacacacacacacatgccaggGCTCATTTATCTGCCGAGATGTGGCTGTACACACGTCATTGAACCTGGAAGTCTTGGTCGGATTCACTCATTGACCCTGCTTGACTCGATCAGGCCGCTGCACTAAACGGGTTAAAGCCGCAGCTACAGAGTTGATCTGTTGGGACACACAGTGGTAAATAGTCTAATTTGTCCCAATCCATTTTTAAAACCCAGACATTTTCCTCTTGGGCGATGAAGAACTCACTTCAGACACATGCAGGCGGTGTAAACCAGGAGAACCGTCCACTTCTTAGTCATCCCCGCTCTTTGGAAACACTCTCTATTCCCCTCCACGATCTCTTGTTAGACTAAAAATCAATCCCGTCGTGGAGTATCAGCCCATTTGTCCTTGGCTTTGTCAGAGGTTCGGGTCAATAAAGGCACTGCATCACTTTTCCTCGGCTGGGCCTCCCAGCAAAGCCTCTGCTTGGCACAGCAATACTCTGACTGGCGTCCATGATAGATGGCACGGACATGTGAATGGAATCACTGGAGCAAGCCGGAGCCGCCGGGCAGTGCAGACGTACTGCGATGCTTCTCCTGTGTTGATCTCatgcgagccgccgccgcaccgCCGCTGTGTCTTTGCAGCTCGGTGCCTGGCTCTCAGACGCTCTCCAGCACAAGTGGACTCGAATCTCTTGGACAGAACTGTTGGAGGAAAGCGCGGCCTGAATCAGAGTGGCAAATTAATTTCCTTAGTGTTAATAAAAGCCAGCTTAGCCAGACTAAGAGGAACATAATTAACAAAAATCCTTTAATTTACTTGATTGTCCCTTGGATGAACATGTGATTTACTAATTAACCTGTTGCGACCCACTTCATTCAGTCCCAGTAATGAGCAGACTGGTGAACGCAATCAGCCTGACCCTATTATTATGAGTCATGAATAAATGTATGCATTACCATTATTATCAATTACATGTCCCGCAATATACTGTATAATCATGCAGAAATTATGCATATCTATTCACCCTCCGCGGATTGGCCTATTTTGGAATTGCTCATTTAAAAGTACAAGACCGCAGCTCGGCGAACAGGGAAGAATTTTCCTCAACATCACATCAGCTTTGTGATGTCTCCACGATGTCGAACCAACGCAGCATTTTGCTGAGCATCTTGTGGTCACAGCGTCTGAGAAACAACTAGAACCGACGAACCGCAGAGGGACGGGCCCTCTTTAACATAAAGCTGCAGCGGCTCGTCGGTGTCACTTCCTATTCCTCGCGTCATGTGTCTCTTGGTCTCAGCAACTTCCTCTTTTGTTACGTATCAATACTGACACCtctatttattttctctcacaTGCCCAGGGTGGACTTCGTGAAGTAGACGCTCTTTTTGTAGTTTTCTAATAGGCTTTATGAAGATttaaggatggatggagatctGGTTTCTCTGTCGTCTTCTCTGTCATCCtcatcagcagcagagctgtcagCAGGAACACCAGAAAATTCAACACCACAAAGTGAAAGCAGCCTCCCCACGAACCATGAGGAACCCAAACCATCTGGAGGATtatggtatgtgtgtgtgctacatTCTTACATTAACACAGTAAATCTATTGATACACACCGTATCCAGGCGGAAGACGATCTGCTTCAATGTTTCTTGTCTCATAGCTAGAAATTCTCTggttttaagcatttttttttcctcctacagtccaaaaacaaacatttgaggTTGATTGTTAACTCTTAATTGTACCCTGACGatgagtgtgtgtatatgtgtgtgtgtgtgtccaggttgaATACTTTCTTTGCccctcagtttgaaaacattgATATCAAAAATGGATGTAATTTGGTCATTAATGGTTATTGATGATATTCTGCGTTAATCTGGGTTAAGCCTTTATTCAGCTCTTGTGGGAGAGGTCAGTGCCGGTAAGAGGAGGAATGAAAAGTGACTGTGGAGTTTCCACTGAGGTCATAAATCTGTGGGCTTCAGTTCGCTGTTTCACAACAGTTGCGGCGTTGTTAAAAGAACAGTTCCTAATGTGGGGACATTCCCAAAATACTCAGATTGCAATAGTGAAATCCCACAGCCTTTCCTCCGTCAGGGGACTCAGCTCTGGCCATCGATCGCCTACTCAGACGGACTTTTCTAGAGTGATATTCGTCAGGGTTTCcagcagcaagaagaagaagaagaagaagagatatAATCTGCCTCTTCATCACACGCCCTGACAGTGAATTACCAtactgctgggaaaaaaaaacactgtggcATTTCGGTGTCCTTTCAATCCGGCGTTCAAATGAAAACTTAGTGAAACTGGGTCACAGAATTCATAGTAGCTGTCAAACTGAAAGGGGAGGAACTGTGGAGGGAGACATGGAGCTTGTTCCCAACATGATGGCTGATTACACAGTGCTGCGCTGCCAGGACGGGGCGTTGGACCTGGGTCCAGGCTGGCCACTGACATCAGGCtctgtttcagttcattttgcttcatttctgctttttccccTCATGCCCAAGCTGCAGAGCCGATGGTTATTTATGGATGATTCACCTATTAGTGGCCATAAACAGCCTTCACCAAAGCTTTTTCATGCCTTGTTGAACCCAGAGGGATGACAGATGGCCCTTAGTCGAGATTTAGACAAATATTTGGAATGGAGGTAAGCTCTGCTTTTATGTAGCAACAATTCCTGATGATCTGATTTGGCCATGCGGATTTCACACAAGTTACTGAGcgtgtttttgaaaaataaaaaaacatttttactgtgGAGGGTTGCTCTTGGGTGTATTTCATGAAAATGTCACCTTTTCAGAAAAAGGGAAACAGACCTTGTTGGAGCTGTATTAACAATGCTTCCTTCACATGAGTCTGAAAAGGTTGTCCTGAAAATATACAGTAGTTAGACATTCTGGGAAACTATTATATGATTAGAGTGGCCATTAGCGGAAGTCAGCTCAGAAGATTGATGCCACTCTTGTTTCAGGGCGACGTCACTCCTGTCATTTTCACAAGAAGGTGACTGAGCTCTTCTTACAATGTCAAACCATTTTACAACCTTGAGGACACAATGTTTTATCGCCTGTTTAGACTCCATGTTTCAAAGGCTACTGAACTAAACAGCACAATGTTATTATTAatatcatgcatgtttttttgggAAGGGGGGAATATGTTTGGTACTGGGCATGAAGTTTTGTCAGGGATGAATTTTTtacaaaaagggaaaaaaaaacttgagttcTATTGGTGGTATTAACTAGATTTACATATTTCTTTTTGCATTGCTTTGACCTGTCAATACTGCTCACTAACATTGTGTAACAGCAGCAGGACACTGTTCATAAGTGGTTGAAAGCGTGTGTTTGCGGAGGAGTTCAGCCTTCAGGGGGATGAGAGGTGATCGCGGTTTGTGATTCTTTGTTGTTCTCAGCCTGGCGAGGTTATTGcagtccagcagtgtgtgtgtgtgtgtgtgtgtgtgtgtgtgcgtgtgtgtgtgtgtgtgtgtgtgtgaagaagccCTGGGGGCTACAGGCAGAGCTGTGCGTACCTCCCTGAGCAGAATCCCCCTGGGTCTCTCCCTGTCAGACCAGGCCTAACAACGCAACACAGCCAGCGGAAAGGAAACTAGTTTGACTAATTAAACCTGCAAACATTTCCCTTCCTTCAAGtcgctccattttttttttgttttcttttttgagacGATCTCCCACACTGTTTCCAGCGGCTCTCAATACTCAGATACATCAGGTAGTAAACAGAGACTTTAACAGGCCTGTGCAGAGAAATGCATTACAatgagtgtgcatgtgtctgcCTATCTTGAGTGCATAATGtgactgtgcatgtgtgtatgtgtgtgtgagcgtgggtGTGCATAATAGCGCCTATTCGATTCTCTGTAAGTGCACTCTGCGTGAGTGGGTGTTCAAAAGTGCTCTGACAGTATTTTGCCCGTCCACGTGTTTGCTTATTGATGGAAATCTTCCTTCATTACGATTTTATTTATGGCGCATGTCCTCTCGGCATGTCGTGTCCGTTTTCCTGTGTTGCAGGACAGAGAATGTGGGCCCCGTGGGAGACAGACTGATGTCCACGGAGGAGCAGGTCACCCTGATCACCGAGAGTTTGACAGTCACCTCCAACgaccaggagaagctgctgctgctcaataAAAACACCGAGCTCCGTCGAGTCAACAAAGAGGTGAGACATCACATTGAATCCGGTGCAGACTCTCCACAGGTCCACCGCTTTATTGCTGATGTTGGCAATTACAACTAGTTCTCTGAAAACCAGAGGCGGACTGTGGGCGTCGTgtgaaaactgctgcaaagCTGTGAGGAATGATTatttaacacacattttcaccacCTTTGCGGTCTTATTTCAATTAGATTCTGCTTAAATGAAAAAGAAGGAGAGTGAGGATGGCTTCCTGAGCTGATGGAGATTAGATAACGCAGAAGAAGAGCGAAACGTCTTACCTCACTTCTGGGTGCCAGGACTGAGAATGATGCCACTAATGACGAAACAAGTGACACTATCGATTACTGCAGAGGAGGCCTTATCAGtgacgacgacgatgatgatgatgatgatgatgatggtgatggtgatggtgatggtgacgATGTTGTCATAGCTGATGAAGCTGAATGAGGACTGGGACCAGGTGTACCGCAGTGCCACGCTGGGTCTGCAGCAGCGGCTGGAGGCCGTGGAGCTGGAGAACAACGCCATCAAACTGCTGAACAGCCGACTGCTCCTCAAAGCCAAACACCAACAAGTAAACACTCAGCttttgagcacacacacacacacacacacacacacacacaacactgactTTGTTGCACATGTATGGAAAGCTGCAGGTACAATgtggaggttttgttttgtatctGTGTGGTTTGCATAAATATCaagtttagtgtttttgtgGTTGCAGAGTGCAAAGGATTATTATGAACAGGCGTTGATGCAGGAGTtgaagaagaaccaggagctGCAAGAGTACATCAGGTTGCTCGAGAACAGGATGAATCAACCGGAGAGAGACTGCCCACCTGCCAAACAGGTACGGCTGTAAGCCTCTGTGAAAATGTCTCACCTATTGCGAGGCTGTCTGCTGTATGATTGAATTATCTGTCATTACTTCCTGCACAGGACAAGTACAGCGCTGTGGCACGCAGCCCTACACCCTGTCCCGGCCGCACGACTGCTGGAAGCCCCAACCTGTCACACGGCGACGTGTCTGGCTACATCCCCTCGTCCCCGTTCCTCTCAGCGTCTCCCTGCCCAGAGGCAGGGTGGCAGGGAAAAGGCCAGAGCGGCGGCCCCCCACTGGGAGCACCGGGAGACTCCCAGCAAGAAGTGCAGGCTTTaaaggagcagctggaggcgctGAGGTGTCAGGTGGGCTTTCAGAGCAGCGTCAGGAATGAAAGGGAGGGAAGCATGTTCCTGTCTGTAATCTGATGAGTACAGGACCGATGTGGAGCCGCTGTTGCCGGGGAAAGGTTTGCTTTAGCTCCCAGACTTCAATCGCATGGCGAACGGTGCCACCAAGTGGCGGCTGTGCCGCTCAGAAAGCAGCGTGTGCGCGGGGTTCACTGCTGGCTCACTGCCATGTCGGTGTCTTTTGTGAGCAGACCGAGATTTACGAGGCTGAATATCAGACGGAGCACAACGACCACAAGCACACGCAGCAGGAGAACCGGcggctgaggaagaagagggaggagatgCGCCAGCAGGTGGCACTGCTGCAGGAACAGGTACTGCTCAAGAGTCGGGTTCAGGCACCCGCTGAGccttcagtgtggagtttgcatgttctccctctgtggaGATGGGACCCCCCTGGGTTCTCCAGTTtactctcacagtccaaaatcATACATTTGGTGAATTGGTGACTCTGAATTTGACTCTGTAGCTGTGGATCAATTGATAGAGCAAGTTGTCCCACAGTCGGAAGGTTGCCGGTTTGATTTCCAGCAAGACACTAAACCCTGGATTGGACTGAGTGTCTTGCACGGCGGCTGCCTCTACTGGAgtgggaatgaatgaatgaaataagtgaaatccattaaCCTTTTCtaacaaaaagaaatgacaatTCCTAAACCCGGCTTGAATCACACCCGGAGCTTCAAACATCTTTACTAATGCAAATGaattcctgcatgttttcatcagCAGTATACTTAACTAAAATATGCCCTGAATCCTGAATTAAAGAAAACTCTTTAGCAGATACAGCTTCTCATTTGTTGTTCCCTGAATATTTAGGAAAGTGTTGCTTTTCATGCATTATTCTGATTCCACTGTGTGCCGTTGTGCTGTCGCTGCAGCTAAAGATTTATGAAGACGACTTCAGGAGGGAGCGGTCTGACAAACAGGTGCTGCagagactgctgctgcagaaaacgCCTCCGAACAAGGACCCGGTGCTGATCCACCGCTGCAataaccagcagcagctgctagagggagacaggaggacagcggGCGCCgagaagaggaagcagcacCATCCGCTCTGCTCCAAACACCCCAACAGGGACAAGGAGTCCCGCTGAGCTCAGGCCGAGAGGAagctagacacacacacacacacacaggcacacacacacacacacgcacagatgtCGTTCTTCGGGTCTTCAAAACTGAATACACAataaatttcaaataaaattgtACTTCTAGATGTACATTAATAACACACTTCAGCATTaacaaattagatttttttttttttttttaatcacatcaaTATACATTACTGGAAAAGTACAAGAAGCCTGTAATTTCACCAAAAATTATCACAGATTTTTCAGAAGTTCAAAATGAATTATGTGAGTTGCACTTTGACCAGAAGAGAGTTACCAAATCTGCTTTActcagaaaatgtattttttccatATGAATGATCCATTCTTTTATCGCTGCGGGGAATTCATGAATTCATTCCCTCACTGCAAAATTAACTCAGCTGAAAACAGGTGGATGGTATTATCCTCATATTTCCATGCAAATCTCAGCAGAATCATTACAAAGGAGAAGAATCAAAGCAATGCAACTTTAGCACTGCAACAGAAATTCTTGCTGATGGTGAActtgtagtttgttttttttaaatccagttGAAATTTTACACCTTTGTTAATATTAACAATATTGGTTGAAAGACCTATGCTGAAACAGCATTACAGTTTTCCAAATCTCTACAtattgactttttaaaaaaaatcaaaatcgaGAAGAGCCAAAGTTGTTCAAAGagacatttaaatttaaatatcatATATCTATATCATATCTATGGTATGACAGCTTTTGCATTTGGAGATTTTTTAATactgttttcctcatttcactGGCTTACGGTTAAATGCAGGATTGATTTTAAGATTCTTTCGGTGTCTGATTGGACTGGCCCCAGAATAGTGATCTGACCTTGTGAAGGTGAATCGAGCCTCCAGAGCCCTTAGATCAGCTGaccagatgctgctgctctgttttgatGGTTTTATAATgtactgtgaagcactttgtcaGGCCATAGGCctctttttaaatgtgctatatcaACAAAGTTGACATTGGCATCCAGAAGGATGTAACACTGATGAAATACACATTTGATAGTTACCACAATGTGATTAGTTCACCTGCTGGATGATCGGTTCCCGGATGTGTTGCAGGTGTATACTTGttaaaactgcagaaactctTTATTttgcaaacaataaaaataaaaaagtggtCGACTTCTACTTTATGTTGCATATTTTCTCACAAGTTTTGCTATTTTCTTAAGACTTGCTCACTTTATTGGATTGCTTCAGTGCATGTGTTCCTAAATTGTTATTGTGAATCTGATTTTTTCCTATATCTGTATATTATGTAGCACTATATAAATATGTTCAGTGTCTGTCTTGGTCTTGGAGTAAGAGACAGCCTCCATGTAGCGTCCCAGGCATCCTTTTttactcttattttttttcGAAATCCAGATTTCATGAATAAACCATCAAACAGCTCTGTGTCAGAAAGTAGCGCCCTCAGTTGATGTCAGTTTAGTTAATAcatgtgcatttattttttgagatttttttttttttttcattttgaagtctTTGAAGGATTTTGCAGAGAATATTTTATCCCAGACAAccagcagagaaaagaaataccCTAAATAATTGACTGCGAAGGTGATGAGATAAGGACGGTCAGTTTGATCACATCTGAACATCAGCTCTGAACATCAGCGATCTCActttgtattttctgtatttctgctcAACTTAACTCAAGCTTCACTTCAAAAACGGCTGCAGCTGGAATCAAATGCTGGATTTCTATTTTGTTGAAGACACGTTTTGCCTCGTGCACGTCAGCTGATTGCACCGGCAGTAGGTGGAAGCTGAAATCTGCTTACATATGTgtattgattttaaaacttaATCTAAGACATTCATTAGATTTGAAGTCATGTTTCCTTCTGGGAAAGCTCTTCAGTCACCCTTCCCTCTCTGGCAGTGAGGCTGCAGCTCTTCCGGGTCTCTCAGCGGTTAATAGTTTGCCCTTTGACCTGTGTGGTTGAGCTTGGATCCATAGAAAGTCAGATGAGGTCCCTGAACCAGGATGTCTTCCCAAAATCAAGTTGCAGATTATtgatgagggttttttttctgctttaaacGTCCCACTTTTACCAGATTAAGAGTTTCCATTTCCTCCTATCTTACCTTCAGATAGACTTTACTTACAGACATGCATGGCTGTGGTCCATCAGGGATTTTCCCCTGTTAATCATTTGTTAAAAATCATTAAACACTTCAAGTAACAAGTTGAAACATTCATTTTTCTGCGTTTGTATTGAATTGTGTGACAGACGTATTCTCTTAAACATCCTCCAACTTATTATTTTCACTTATTATTATTTAAGTGtcaaaacatttgatttaatcAGAAGAACTGAAATATGA harbors:
- the LOC115400798 gene encoding uncharacterized protein LOC115400798; translated protein: MDGDLVSLSSSLSSSSAAELSAGTPENSTPQSESSLPTNHEEPKPSGGLWTENVGPVGDRLMSTEEQVTLITESLTVTSNDQEKLLLLNKNTELRRVNKELMKLNEDWDQVYRSATLGLQQRLEAVELENNAIKLLNSRLLLKAKHQQSAKDYYEQALMQELKKNQELQEYIRLLENRMNQPERDCPPAKQDKYSAVARSPTPCPGRTTAGSPNLSHGDVSGYIPSSPFLSASPCPEAGWQGKGQSGGPPLGAPGDSQQEVQALKEQLEALRCQTEIYEAEYQTEHNDHKHTQQENRRLRKKREEMRQQVALLQEQLKIYEDDFRRERSDKQVLQRLLLQKTPPNKDPVLIHRCNNQQQLLEGDRRTAGAEKRKQHHPLCSKHPNRDKESR